The genomic stretch catattaaatataaagcaaatataaatgcataagaaaaagggaaaaaggggaaaggctattgcatatttattttttttaaagtgtcagaAGCCATACTGTTCATCTTGcaagaaattatatttagaggctaaaatcattttatatatatatatatcaaatctATAACAAGAGATAGAAACAGTATATAAATATggtatctttaaatatttacacatatatGGAAACTACTCAAAGTGGTGCTAAAAGGAGGAAATGCCTGTTAAAAAAGTGAGATTACAAATTTTGCATACATACATCTGTATTACACTATTAAACTTGCATCTTCCTTAAacttaattattaattttaaaatcatcatTGCATagaaattacttgaaaaatattaccTAATTCTGCATTCCACCTCACAGTAAAAGCTATCAGGATAATGATACAAAAATAGTAACTCGGAGAACACTagccagctgtgctgccctTCAAAGTTTAGTCTCTGACTTCTTGCTTTTAGGAACAAGAAAGACATTGCCATCTCTAGTTTGCTGCAGTGAATATTCACTAGGAGAGtaagtttttccttcttcatcacGTAGCATGCTGAAAACCTCAAGGTATAAGGTGGTTAGTTGCTTTTTCATTTGACGAAGGCTTTTGtcattctctcctttttctttaagcagtttctctctctcatctttTAGGTTACTCAAATCTTGCTCCAGTTCCActatattttccagttttcttttacGGCAATTTTGAGCAGCCACTTTATTCTTGCCTCTCCTGCGTATATCTCGAATAAGAGCAAGCTGGGCTTCACTGAACTGCTCCTTAGACATCATTTCATTGAAGTCATCAACAGGGAGATTGATGATTTTTTCTACAGGAAAAGGGATCTGCAGAGCTTTTGCTCTTTGCTCATCTCTTGTGAGATGAGCTTCAAGGCGGCCTGAAGGCTTATCTTTTGTGAACGGAGCTTTGGGGTGGCCTGGACCAGCAGGAGAGTCTTTCTTTGGCGTGTTTGTACATTGCAAGCCAGGTGGTTGAGTGCTTGgctccacagaagaaaatacttgatCGTGGAATTGCAGTGGGTACACACTAGCATTGCTCTGTGACACACTTCCTGGAGAACTATCCACGTCTTCCATTTCAGAATCACTACAACCCAAAGTCTTATCTCCACAGGCAGATGATTCAACAGAGTGTTCAGGTGATGCTACGCTAGAATTTGCATTCAGTGAAATACCAGAGTCAGAATCGTTGCATTCTGGTACAGTTCCTGAGTGTTCACCATTAAAAGCTTTCCACAGTGAGAAATCAGAAAGATCAATAGGTTCACTTAAAATTTCTGCAAGCGATTGACTGATAGTGTTTGTCGTTGCTATGTCACTGTCCCCCTTTGAATAAATAAAGGTGGTATAGAAGTCCTCACAAAAATCAGGGCTTGAGGTGGATGTATTATTTAAAGAGTTCACTGTCAGCTGGCTGCTGTCTTCTGGTTGCAAAATGCTGGGAAAAGGGCTCTCAACAGTCTCCAGGAAATCTGGACCACAGTTAACATCTTTTCTCATGATGGGTAATGAGTTGTAGTAATTATAGCCGTTATGCATCTCTGTTGGCTTGGTTTCAGGGCTTGTGATTGTGCTTACCTCAGCCAGGTTATCATTTTCAATGTTAAGACACTACAAGGGAAATGTAAGAGAGGAATTGAGCAACACATCACCAATtgatgataaaatatttttatagaatcCACAaccattaaatattttagccATCAACATGCACATGGGGTACTGTAACACTGCTAGATCACTAGAACATATTTGTACTGTGGGGAGATAACCTAGGAAGAATACATACCTAAGCAGAGCATGAATCAACTTATTCTGGACAACACTTTTTAGAATAAAACATCAGAGCCTCTCAAATTCCTAACAAGATGCTGAAGAAGATATCCATCCCAACACACTGCTAAATGGAAACTGCACAGAGCCCTCCTGTCATGGCAAGATGCTAGTGGGGATTGTGGGGCTGTCAGGTCTGAACTCACAAGCACCACTGCTAGTAATGGCCTCAgtaaagcaaatggaaaataattgaaTGAGACTTACTCAGCATTCATAGCAAAGTATTTTTAGCAATCTTTAACTTAATTTTATGTGACAATCCCTTTTTCTTGTAAGACATGATTCTTTTAGGATTTACTGAATGAAGCAGCTTTTCAGTGCAGAGAAATGTCATTCTCCATGAAGTAAAAAAAGCATGAAACCTTACAAATATTAACTCACCCCACATCCTCTTAGTTAAGTGGGCTAACATCAGTGCGAGTGTCTAAGGCTGTTACATTGATGGGCTTTCACTGGCTCCAAGACCAATGTTCTTCCCAACAGCGTGGCAGTTTCTTAACTGAAGCTGGACTGAGTGTTCCTGCTGTCCCCAAAGAATTGGGCACCTaccaaacatttctgtttcttctaagAAGAGACCACACACTGACTACTTAACAAGAGATCATACAAGGCTTAAGCTAAGGTTTTGAATGagagctttttttctccccttcaaACACAGCTCATAAAGGCAACACCCTCAATTTAATTATCTTACTTTCAGAAGATTATTCAACTACTATTCAGAATTAATTCAGCAGACaattttggtttgctttgttaCAATATTTTCAGCTGCCTCTTCAGAGCCAGTCCCTTCTTGTAACTTATCTGGGGCTTTCAAGCCTACCGCAGATCAGAAAACTAGgcaatttctgaaatatatgaaaagacTAAAGGGAAAAGGTAGGATGGCAGAAAGGATGCAGTTCCtgcaatcacttttttttcctttaaatttaaatatcatTTGGGTTCACAGGCATTCCATCAAGCGCTCATTACATAGGGCAACATCAAGCCAAAGCATGGTAATATCCTACAAtaatatacatgaaaataaatttgctcaACTTCATAGTCAAATCTGAAtagaagagaaatagaaaatactgaaaaaaaatcaaactagaTGCCCTCTGTAATGCACAATTTAGTAATATGTCAATGATTATTTAGCTGTCTATTGTTCCTCTGAAATATTCAGTTCATGTACATTATATACAGCTTTTATATTATATAgcttatatatatttagcattATATACAGCTATTGCTTACATGTGTTAAGAGTCGGGTATAATTATATATCTAACTATATGTTCTATTATCTTCACAAAATCTTTTCCTTAGATAAAGATTGTGTAAATCATTTATGGTTACTTTTGCATTCAATCTTCttaaacactggaaaaaaaatacatttaaagtaATGCTTGCAGAAACAATTCACATTCTATAATtcagaaatgttcctttttaaGCAGCTGAAATTTCAATTACGATTGTGCTATAACAGGTTGCATATAGATGAAAACAAGGGTTTGTCAAATACAGGGAAGTTCTGACCGGGAAGATATATTGTGTTTTATTAAGGCGTTCTGATGAAAAACTATTTCCTTCCCCTATAAattcttcaatttatttttttaaattaaagctcATATGCAGTTACAGACATCCTACAAGTATAGGGTGCAACAAGTTAGCCATAATCACCACTGCTTAAGATGCTATTATACTGTATTATCCAACATACCATACTCTATTGGAATAccctgctatttttttcagatgcttatCACACTAAACCTTTACCTGTAACTCTGGAAGGGACAATAATTCTTCCCAGACTTGCTCTATGTTCTGCATATTCTCCGCATCAGTAAGTGGAACTATACCAGGTGATTCAGGTGGCTGAGTTTGATTAGGGGAAATAAACTCTGGGTCACTATCAATCTGAGCAGGAACCATTGACTGAAACGCAGCTGAAGAAGCCTGGAACATtgaacaaacacacacatttagaatttcccaaaacaaaaatctggcTTTGCTGTTCTACCATTTCTGCAGAACAGACAGGCGTTTCTTAACAAAAGCATTTGTTGTAAATAACGGGATAATATACAAGTATTCCTGTGAAAGGAGTTTTCATAATAAAGACcgaaacaggaaaaaagtacAAACTGACCGATGAAGGACTTATTTTTACACATCAAATAGTCTGGGTCAGTACATCAAAATAAAGCAACCCAAATACACTAACTTCAGAGAGCTGAACTAAACTCACTGCAACAAGCTGCAAAACTGCTACTGTTATCTGCGGTAACTGGCATGACTGCCATCAGCTGGTGCTACACGCTGAATCCTGGCAGTAGGACTCAGCGAGCACAAGAGCACCATGCCACCCACGCCTGAGACAGCCCTAGTTTAAGCCTACTGCACTGCTTTATTCTAGTTGGAGTTGGCTTGGGGAGATAAATCATATCACGAATTAATATTACAGTGAAGACAAAATGTGAAACTGATCCCCTGGAAGACCACCCACGAAACCGCTGTACTGAGCATTTACCTCATTGTCATCTATAAACGGGAATGCTTCTGCCAAGAGCTGCATGCAGTCATCAAAGGACAAGGCCTCTGCTTCTGGTTTTGAAGTATGTGTGCTCTAAATAGGAAAGTTATGAAAAAATGTCACTATCTTTGATTAACTGAAGAATCTTCCATTACAACAACGAATGCAAATTCGTTTTAGGTAACCATTACCATTACGTCTTCCTGTGGATGGAAAGAGattgaaacacacacacacaattagAGTTTACCTGTGAAAAAGTGATTGGTGGCTCAGTGTTTTCTGACTGAATGCGCTGAGCTGGCTGAACTGGAACAAATTCACCTGTCTCCTCGTCTAACTCCAGCTGAGCCAGCAAGGctttctcctgctccttctggagctgctcttctctttccttttcaagtttcttctgtttctcgAGTTCATACTCCTTCTGTCGTTGACTAAAATCAAAAACTTCACGCCTTGCCCCAAGGTCTATATCTTGCCTCCAAAGGATGTCAATCAAGTTCATGTCCTGTAATAGAAATGCTTTTTTGAAGCAAGCCTCCTCCCCAGAAGAACTCGTTTAGAACAAtaagaaagcttttaaattctgtattaaACATGTAGACTCATGTATCCCAAATTTATTCTCTTAATCCTACAAAATTATCTAAATAAAAGATGTCTCTATACGACCTTAAGTGTGTGAACTGATGATGGTTTGGTTGCAGTGGCCCCCACACAGGCTCACAGAATCTGCAGTTAGTTACAACTGGTAAGGTGATACATGAACTAGCCAGAGGataaatatattattctttAATACATTATCTGACAGGAAACATGAAACTATAGGATGAATTATGTCACattaacaaagtaaaaaaaaaaaaaaaaaaagtgtaattttttttttccagcaccaTCTCATGAAATTgtaaaaactgattaaaaacattATCGGGGGCTGTCTGAAGTAGCTGTAATAACCatactgcaaaaacacattttaaaatatttatgtttgatGCTGGTATTAAATATTAATCTTAAAGATCAGCAGAACAGAGCTACAAAGTTGGAGGATAACCTGGTTTCAAAGTCACCGCTTGACATAATATCACAGTAAAACTAAACACTATTAATAACACTATTACTAAAAAATTGTAGTTTAAAGCTTAGTCTAAATTGACATTCTAAGCATGGTTGGTTTGGAGCTGAGTATAAACTCAGTGTCAAATTTTGTTAATCAATTGGGCTCtgtccattatttttttttttaactgctcaAGAACTCAATGTTTTTAAGAGCTGAAGTTTGaactattttcttctgcaaggaaaaaacaacactcaGAAATCATTAATCTGGATGTTACCTGATAAAAAATTTAATACTTCGTAGCCACATTTGTCAGATGGGTAAGTGACAAGAAAATCTAGCTGGTGCCTGCAACATTGATGTTTTGgcatactttattattattaaaattaccCTTTagcagcagcacacaaaaaACGTTTAGTGTTAGGCATTCTTGCCAGGTTAGTACACTACAAATAATACAGAAACATCTACGTCAGAAGAGACCCTCATGATCATCAAGTCATCAACCTGACCTACggagtcccatcactaaaccacgtcccttaGTGCCAAGACCACGTGtctcttaaacacctccagTGGACTCCTCCACTTCCCTTCTACGAGAAGCAGGAAAGTCCTCGGCTCTGTGTTAGCACTGCgctgcaacaacaaaaaacatcgCTGTTATCACTGCGACTTtcaacaaaaatccaaaacacagcagctacGAAGGAAATTAACTCGattccagccaaaaccatgacagcagcccagcccattccaatgcttggCCACCCTCTccgtgaagaaattcttcctaatgtccaacctACACCTCCCCTGGTGACACTTGAGGCCAACTCCTtgcatcctatcacttgtcatCGGAGAAGAGGGACTAACGCCCTCCTTGCACACTTCGTTTGAACAGAACTTTACCGACCCAGTTAACAGTTCTATACcaagaaaagatttaattttgcCACCGTATCAAACTAAAGCATTCTCTTCTCTCAAGAGTATTTTCGACTAGAGAAGCCAAGTGACCTAAGTGTCACGCCATGCGGCCATCCGAAGTGATCGCTTCCATACAACAGTTACAGCAAAAAGCTCTAGTGCAGGTCCACATTGGAACAAACCAAGGCAGTGTTCTCTTTGTTACAAATTCTGTACCATTAACACTCGTACATACACGTCACAGGAATTATTCCATCggttatttaaaaattacttcccTCTAAAATCAGGCAGTTATGCAGAATATCTATGAAACACAATGCAATTCTCAAATCCAAGACATTTAATATACCTTGCTGGGAGAAACCAAACTTAATGGCCAGCCGTGAAGAAGCTGAAATAATTGCAGTGGCTGCCCAAGACTATGTTTGGTCTCTCCAGATTGGCAGGGTAAAATGAACTAATTAAGTTCTGCAGTAATTGGAGATGCTGCAATATGGTATAGCTTCATTAAGGGCCAGTAGTTTACCAGCTGCTCACTGTCTCCTTCTGCAGCAGATTCAAAACTGTTTCCTAGGCTCAGAGCATTTGCAATATGTTCTGGATAAAACTGCAGGATCTGGATTTTAGGGCTCACTTCTGAATTATTCATTTACAAGGCACCATTACGAATGTGACTCAAAAgatttgtgtgtgcgtgtgtgtataaTGCATGAGGTTGTGAATTAAAGGAGCTGTTTTTCTCCGAGTTGCAACAGACTACCACACAAAAATAGCAGAACTGCTGTGCAGTTTCAGTTTAAATCACGAAACACACAAGCGATCAAAAAAGAGGTACAGAAGGCATAGCATGTTTtcctttagaagaaaaacacgTTGCCTTAATGCAACGCCTTAAGGCGCGGCTCCTAAATCCTTCAGCCATGCTGCTGGATGCATTCATTAGCAAAATAAGGAGCTCTGGGGGCTGCCTGGCCTGGGGAATGAGAGCGCTCCGCAGACAGCAGCTGGACGAGTGAAATGGTGCGGCTGTACGGGCTGTATGCCACCCCGGAAAGCTGCAGCACCGCACTCAGCACTGCCCTGGAATTGAGGGAAGGAAGCGAGCACGCTTGTGTCTCTTCAGGACCCAGGGCTGTTGCCTGAGCAATGTCACAGCACTGACCAACTTGTATTGCCGCCCTTCCAGGCCCCGTAAGATGCTCAGTATCAAACCTCTGGCTAATCTCAGAGCTCTCCAAGCAGTGCCGTGCCTCTGCACTGCTGTcagaagcatttttcatttttttttttaaatgtatttcttcttgtgGCACTTAGACCaaaaaggtttgtttgtttctaatgatCACCTTATAATTGGGAACAAGTCCTGCTCCTTCCAGCTTGTAAAGTTCTACACAGATACAGCAATATTAGCCGTAAATTCCAATAACAGTGCAAGTAATTACTCTTCACATCAATGGGTTGCATGGAGGAAGTGTTCCACTGCTCAGAAAgctaatatttaaaatcatcAAACAGCATGTTGATTTAAATATAACCTGCCATCTAAGACTTATCTAGAGTTTCAGCCAATTATTTTAGCccttttcaagaaaataaaaaattctggGCACTAGGCCAAAGCCCCAGGTCAAAGTTAACAGAGTCAACATTGACCAGTGATTCACTGACGAGTGACTCACCACCCCCAGCATGAGGTGATGGCAAAgaactaaaaaagaaattgcagtctgaagaaaatattttgcaattttgtTCCTTCGGCCTCCCACAACTGCCTTCCACTTCCAGTTATTTCTCAGCCTTGTTGAGaactctcacacacacacagatgtaCCCACATTATGCAGGCACCCCGTTTCAGGTTATCACTGAAGCATTTGTAGCCTTTCACCGTGAAAGCATCACAGAAGTGACTGTGCATTTGATGCCCATTATTCTATTTAGTGTTTAACTAAAGCCAGTAAGAGGCGTTTTAGGTCTTGCCTGTGCAACAGCTGCCCTCTGATTTTTGGATGACTCGATACGAGGTGCTGGGCTCGAGAAGATTCCCAGGGAGGGGAGCCCCAGCAGAGGTTTGTAGCCCAGCTCAATTGTGTGCACGAGGAATTCTGTGGAGGATTTACCTGAACAGCAGCTGGCTACTGTACTGCAAAGCCCCGCTCACCACTTCCCTGAACATCCCACCTATTTACTGTAAGGCGCCAGTGGCCCCTCATGTGACTTAGTCCACAAGTGCCCGTTTGTTCTTTCCTCCGTTGTGTAATTTCTTGAATTGCATCAGAGGAAGTGGTTGTTTTGGCAGGAGCCAAAGGAGGCCCGGGAACAGCCGGCCCTCCCCAGCACGAGGAGGGGGGGTTCGGCCGCACTGCTTCCCCCTGCACCACAGCTCGGCTCCTTCCCCCTGAGCCCCAGGGTTCTGAGGGGAAACACAGCAGGGTATTTAACGCACTTACTGCTGCCCAATATTCCTGACTTCTGGGAGAATAACatgttcttaatatttttcctgtgcagacaagcagtgattttatttctagtGTTTTCTTCACAATTTTGTGAGCGGAAGAAGACCGCCTCAGCAGAGGAGGATACGCTTTGCTTTCCCGTGATCCACACAAGAGGTGCCTCGTACTCgtggtttgcttttctgttcatttagtGACATGCTCTTCCCACCACATTGATAGCTTAGTTTGGACTTATAAAGGCAGTTTTAATAAGATAAACATAAATGTTAAACAATTCACATTAAGCCACCATCTGGCCCCCAATggaaattttcatgttttagatTTACATATCAGCATTTGCCATCTGGACAGAGTCTGTTATACATTTTATGAGAAAATCTCTGACTACATTGTAAAGTTTGACAATTAACTCTTATTGCTCCTAAGAAAACATACTTGCAGTAGGgtaaacaaaagaaagggaCCCTGTGTtatttggtggttttttttcttagacGTACTTTCGTGGCTTAGAACAAAATGCTAATCTTTCCATTTCATGCCTGTTTGGTTTATCTGgctggtttcatttttgtttggacTATAAGCCACTTACAGGTagtcagcaaagcagaaacatcCAGCGGCCCAAGCGTCAGTACAGAAACAATCTGCCATCTCTGACAGAGCTTTCGAACTGTTCACTATCCCCTCAATACAGAGCACATCCATGGGTTTGGCACATTTACTTTTTGAAGTCATGCCTTTTGCAATGTAATCTGGGACGTTAGCAACAGCTCTCACcagagaaagacattttttctttctcatgatCCATTAGCACCTAActttaagagaaaaattcaCATACCAGCATGAATAAATAGAAAGAGCAATGGAATTGATGGATATTGCATCCAGCAGGGAGCTCAGAAGATCCCagaagaagcaagaaaacacTCCTACAGCTTATTCACAGAAAGAGCTTGGCAACGTATCAcccattttccatttgctttccagaaagggaaaggaacaaacaaaaagcatgttAAATTTTTGCTGTATTCAAAACACCATTTAGGAAGTAAAGACCAAAGTCCTGAACTACTTCAAGACAAGAATGAAAGGGAGGGGATTAGGTAACAATGCAAGTCCAagaggcagagctggaagcaTTCCTACCACTCAAAAAAGCAGTGGGAGCAATGGCTGAACATCTTCCTTTCATTATCCTCAAGAGGAACTGATTTTGCTGAAGTAGGTTTTAAGGATGATTTATAAATCATTTGATGTTTTCATATGATCTCCAAAATCACTATAATTAccaatttgtttttctatattaCAGATCTTCCAGTCTAGCAATTCTTCACTGAGGTTAACTACTTAGTTAATTGCAAGtcaattacagaaaaaaaaaaaaaaagaaactggaCACACAAGCCCCATGACtcagagaaagcacagaaacagagtTATCCCAACACTTTCagtttttacaaacaaaaagttCTGAAAGCTAACCCAAAATTTTCAATGCCTTACATCtggaaatatgaaaaacataaGTTAATTTGAGACATGAAAAAACAGCActtaaaaatggggaaaagaatgGCAGAAGCTATTTATGCTAGAGGGCAGAGGGACAATATCGATTTTAGATGTCTAGATTTAGGATTTGGAAACGTGACAGGACAGATAGCTGCCAAAGAATGCCACATGACAGCAACCTGTGATTCATGAATCCACAAGGTCAAGTCCCTGACCACCCTGTGAACTGCCTGCTGTCCCATGTTCTTCATCAAGACCTTTTTCCAGGCAGCATAGGGGAAACTGCATGTTTGGGTAGGGGTGGtcctttttctgtccttcatACCTGTGCCACTAGCACTACTAGTATGCCCAACACATCTCAGGCATCGCCTACATCAGCTTCTTGATGCCCATTTGTCTTCCTAGCCCTAATTAATCTTTGGCTGCCTTAAAAAGAGCTCGCTGACCAAGATCTACGCTCCAGAAGGCTGgcttacctgaaaaaaaaaaataaaataaaaggattgGAAAGCTTTAAAGAACAAACGCTGTAAGAGAATTTCCATTCGATGTCTGTATAAGCAAGCCCATTGAAAAATGCTGGCCATGTTTATTGCAACATTCTTCTGCCCCAACAGAGACAGATGAAATAAGCTCAGTCCCTGAAACGTAAATGTTTGTacacaaatttcattttcttaccGAAGAAAGCTCTAGAGTGCTTTGCCAGGCCAGGAACACAAGAAGTTCTGGTACTTCATTAGCTAGAATTGTTTAGCCTCTGTCTTCTGCTAACACACATCTCGTATTTCAGACTGTAGCTCCCACTGTACTCGAGCAAGCTCTCCTAATTAATGCCAAATCATCAGAATATACTCTTATAAATTAAATCACTTGAAAAACTACTCTGCTAGATTGCCCAGCATTCTTAAGAAAGCTTCAGCGAGCTTTCTCTTGGGATTCTTCTGACACGGaccaggagaggttcaggcaggcaggcaggacaATCTGCCTCCGCAAGCGATACTCGGCCACTGTCCCTGCACCACCCCGGGCCCTGCCACCCTCCCAACCCTTGCTCCAGAAATAACTCCTCTGAGAAGTGGATGTATTTCATATAGATATATTTCACCTGAAGTGCCTTCTTCCAGGAATGGTATCAACAAAGGCAGTGACTGTAAGACCTGGTTTTGCTTACAGCTGTAAGTGTGATGGCTTTCCCATATGATACATGCTATGGCAAGCAAGCTTTCCAAACTGCCAGGAACAAGACATACCTCATATATTCTCCAACAGTTTTCTTTAAGCCTGAAGAACATAAAACAAGCATGAATTCGACTGCCATAAAGAATAGCTGTTTTAGGATGCTTATGGTCATTAATGCCTAGGCCAGGCCTACCTTCATTCTAACTCCAAAAGCTGCAAACTCCTAACGCAAGCAGTAGAGCAAACCCACCACAAGTGACGAAAACCacatcacaaaaacagcaaagaggaGGATAAAGGGCATAAATAGTGGTTCACTTCAACAATagctttctcttctgcaaaATCCATCAACCCCCACCTCCATGCCCCTCCTTAAAACACTGAACGTGCACAGAAGGCCGCCGGCACCCCTTCACAGCCCAGGGCCCATCAGCAGGAAGACTGGTGGCATCCTCCTCTCCAGCTCATCCATCTCCATAGTCACAAACAGATACACATCCTTTGCCCCCCATGCCTGGTCTTCCTTGAGGTGCCCATTTCTGGTACAACAGCTGAGGAGATTCTTCCTCAGCACCGCAGATCTCCTTGCTGGAGATATTTGGTACTCTTTCTCGCACGCTCCAGAAGCATCTGTGTTTTTCTAAGTTGTCTAGTCAATTTTTAGACAGTAGCTTTACATTAATTGACTTTAATACAAAGGATGTGGTTTCCAGGGGCTGAATTATCCTACTACTGATCATCCctcaaaatcttaaaaaattcaagaaaaaaaaacagtccaagCACACTCATTTCCATGGCTTGCAGCATGCAGAGTCTTAATCTGGTATCACtacttattttgtttgtataatATCTGATTTTTCGAAGTTATTCTCTAGTATTCGTGGCCAAATCTGTCATGCATTCTATCCCCTTATTTCTGGCCTAGCCTAAAGGAAACAACAGAGTGAGGTCTAATGTTGTAAGCTGATGACAATGAACTTCTCTTACTAAATCTAACCATGCCCATATTTATAAGTACTACCCTGGGTACTAAGCAAAAGCCAAAAATGGTTATGGGTGTCATCCAGCTTCTTCAAACGTCATCCTAAATCTCTTGGAGTCCCAGCCTGCTTTCTGGAACATCAGTGTCTAAAGCAATGAATCTGACATGTTCTCTTCGCTCTGCTGTTTCAGTCAGATGGTTTCcattcttcccttttccccttcagatCATAATTACATTGTGTTCAtctaaattttacttttctccagTGTATTTGGCTGGTATAACTGTGTTGTTGCCCCCTCTACTCAAATTGTGAATCCCTTTCAACTTAACACAGCCATTTACTTGCAATTTCTTTACTCTTTCACCAGCAGCATTACAAAATGATTAAGTCAATAAGCACACAAAGTATGTATACAAGTTACAATCCATTGCACAAGTTGCATAAtgaggctgggaaaaaaaaattggattGTTTTATAAAAGAGTGGGTTAGgctgtgtatttgtttttacatgctTGATCCATCAACAaaactctgctctgctgccccagcaAGTAAAATGAGTGATTATGTTGTGGCTTAATTTCTAGCTGCTGTCTAATCAGCATGTACTGCACCATGTAACCCCATTTTGAAAGACATTCAAATA from Oxyura jamaicensis isolate SHBP4307 breed ruddy duck chromosome 7, BPBGC_Ojam_1.0, whole genome shotgun sequence encodes the following:
- the NFE2L2 gene encoding nuclear factor erythroid 2-related factor 2 isoform X2, translated to MNLIDILWRQDIDLGARREVFDFSQRQKEYELEKQKKLEKEREEQLQKEQEKALLAQLELDEETGEFVPVQPAQRIQSENTEPPITFSQSTHTSKPEAEALSFDDCMQLLAEAFPFIDDNEASSAAFQSMVPAQIDSDPEFISPNQTQPPESPGIVPLTDAENMQNIEQVWEELLSLPELQCLNIENDNLAEVSTITSPETKPTEMHNGYNYYNSLPIMRKDVNCGPDFLETVESPFPSILQPEDSSQLTVNSLNNTSTSSPDFCEDFYTTFIYSKGDSDIATTNTISQSLAEILSEPIDLSDFSLWKAFNGEHSGTVPECNDSDSGISLNANSSVASPEHSVESSACGDKTLGCSDSEMEDVDSSPGSVSQSNASVYPLQFHDQVFSSVEPSTQPPGLQCTNTPKKDSPAGPGHPKAPFTKDKPSGRLEAHLTRDEQRAKALQIPFPVEKIINLPVDDFNEMMSKEQFSEAQLALIRDIRRRGKNKVAAQNCRKRKLENIVELEQDLSNLKDEREKLLKEKGENDKSLRQMKKQLTTLYLEVFSMLRDEEGKTYSPSEYSLQQTRDGNVFLVPKSKKSETKL
- the NFE2L2 gene encoding nuclear factor erythroid 2-related factor 2 isoform X1, producing the protein MEIELPPAAQDMNLIDILWRQDIDLGARREVFDFSQRQKEYELEKQKKLEKEREEQLQKEQEKALLAQLELDEETGEFVPVQPAQRIQSENTEPPITFSQSTHTSKPEAEALSFDDCMQLLAEAFPFIDDNEASSAAFQSMVPAQIDSDPEFISPNQTQPPESPGIVPLTDAENMQNIEQVWEELLSLPELQCLNIENDNLAEVSTITSPETKPTEMHNGYNYYNSLPIMRKDVNCGPDFLETVESPFPSILQPEDSSQLTVNSLNNTSTSSPDFCEDFYTTFIYSKGDSDIATTNTISQSLAEILSEPIDLSDFSLWKAFNGEHSGTVPECNDSDSGISLNANSSVASPEHSVESSACGDKTLGCSDSEMEDVDSSPGSVSQSNASVYPLQFHDQVFSSVEPSTQPPGLQCTNTPKKDSPAGPGHPKAPFTKDKPSGRLEAHLTRDEQRAKALQIPFPVEKIINLPVDDFNEMMSKEQFSEAQLALIRDIRRRGKNKVAAQNCRKRKLENIVELEQDLSNLKDEREKLLKEKGENDKSLRQMKKQLTTLYLEVFSMLRDEEGKTYSPSEYSLQQTRDGNVFLVPKSKKSETKL